The Apus apus isolate bApuApu2 chromosome 1, bApuApu2.pri.cur, whole genome shotgun sequence nucleotide sequence GCTGTGGCCTTTGGGCCCCATATCTTTACAAGGAGCTTGTGatcaacatgattttttttttttcccccaagcaAGCACCTGTGAAATGTAATTATCCATCAAATGATGCCTAatgcctttttctctgaaaatgtaattcctctctgtctttgaaaatgttCTGGAAGCAAGTACTAtgggtttttcctttctgcttttgtaagAAACCTGTGAAATgacagctcctgctcctgctgaacaGGCATCAGCTGTTAACTCAGTAGGGAAAGCTCTAGATGAAATGTACAGATACTTTGGAGCAATCCAGTGTTGGTTTTGCTTCCTTAGAATTATTTTGCCCtcttggaaaaaagaaagcgctttttttttttttttcttggataaTGCAGATATTGGGCTGATTCACACTGATATGTTGGAAATTATTCTTCTCTAATAGTCATCAGTGCCTAAAAAAGACCTCAGTACTGCCAGAGCttggcagcaggggagagaagTGGACGTCTGAATAAGCCCCTGACTTCCCTTTCAAGAGAGTATAACTGCAAGCAGAGAGGTCTCTCAGGAGAGAGCTGGCTTTCTCAGAAGACATCTGGtacctcctgcttctgcttggACCTGAGCTGCCAACCTTTCCCTGGGTATTTCTGGCACCTCTGGAttacagctctgcagcacaggtgCATAGAAGCTGGGGTGGGGTGGAAGGCTGTGTCCCTGAGTCACAGCCCACCCTCACCAAAGCTCGGGGGATGGGAAGGCAGTGACAGGTTGCATGGGTCAATCCTGAAGGACACTTGGGTCTGAGTTGATTAAAAATAGTCTGGTTTAGACCTCCTTTTGCAGGCTCTGGAAGGCTTCCTGCATAGCTGGGCTTTGCAGCCAAGTTCAAGGTCTAGTCTATATCCGAACTGGGTTATGTGTCCCTGCTGATAGCCCAGATAGTGCCTGGATACCCTTGATCTACCTGGGGATAGCAGGCTGAGCCGCGCGCTGTCTCAAAGGTATCGGCTCCCGTGGGATCTCGCCAACAGATTTAATTAGCTCCaatggtgtttcttttttgtcttctcttgggggatttttgcaggttttttcttctctttttttttcttctttccttcttttctttttttgcccttttttgcccttttttgcccttttttgcccttttttgcccttttttgcccttttttgcccttttttgcccttttttgcccttttttgcccttttttgcctttttttgcctttttttgccctttttttgcctttttttgcctttcttcgTCCTTTCTTCGTCTTTCTTCGTCTTTCTTCgtctttctttgtctttcttcgtcctttctctctctttctctctctttctctctctttctctctctttctctctctttctctctctttctctctctttctctctctttctctctctttctctctctttctctctctttctctctctttctctctctttctctctctttctctctctttctctctctttctctctctttctctctctttctctctctttctctctctttctctctctctccctctttctctctccctctttctctctccctctttctctctccctctttctctcttcctctttctttctccctcgCTCTCTCGCTCTCTCTTTGtcttgctctctctctttctctctctctctttctctctctctctttctctctctctctctcgctctctctttctctctcgctctctctttctctctcgctctctctttctctctcgCTCTCTCTTTGtcttgctctctctctttctctctctctctctctttctctctctctctctttctctctccctcgctctctctttctctctctctctctttctctctctctctctttctcgCTCTCTCTCTcgctctctctttctctctcgctctctctttctctctcgctctctctttctctctctctctctttctctctccctcgctctctctttctctctctctctctttctctctctctctctctttctcgCTCTCTCTCTcgctctctctttctctctcgctctctctttctctctcgctctctctttctctctcgCTCTCTCTTTGtcttgctctctctctttctctctctctctttctctctctcgctctctctctcgctctctcttgctctctgtCTTTTGCTTgccctctctttctttctttttattatttttatatttatatttttctaatttttatattctttttttttttttctttttaacttggGAACAAAGCTCTGTATAAAGCATCGCCCTCCCCCACTCTGTACTGCCCAGACACAAGCCACATTTCTGGGATCAGAATGCCCTCAGGAAAGGCACTCTGCTGGGCTGTTTATGGACCAGCGTTGGAGGAAGATGCTTGACTTGGGTTCATGTGGGTGATGAAAGGATGTGGGGGGTGCACGGCACGTTCCTCAAGGACAAGCCTGGTTTCTGAGCTGAGATAACTGCAGTCCCATATGGTGAAGGGattggagcaggcagggagaggatgAAGCCTTTCTTTACATCTGAGGAAGAAGTGTGGGGGCTTAGGAAGGGCAGCTGTTTCACTGGGAGTGACtcacttcccagggaagttgtccCCCCAGAAGCCTGCACACCGAGTAACAGAGCATAGATGGGGCTGAGCCTTGAAACCCCACAGCTGCTGGtagctctgctcttcctgccctgGGGAAGGACCTGGCCATCCTTCCCaatattgtttttattatttattcctctctgcttgtttttttttttcttttctccaggggGCTCACTTGATTTTGCCTCACCCCCTGTCCCCACAATGGCAGGGAAGTGCTCACCCCATTCAGATGGCAGGCATCACTTGCCCAGAGCCATTCATGAGGTCTGCAACAGAGGGACAATTAAAACCCCCAGCAGGAGAACACCTTTGGACAAGACCACAGTGGCATGCATTGCCTATGCTACTGGGAGGTCAAAATCCCAGTTCTGGGTTTTGGAAAGagcttttccctcctctgttCCATCATTAACATTCACCTTCCAAGAAAAAATActcttctttctattttttttttcactttgcttttcagCCACCCAGTTCCAGCAGAACTTAGGGGAGAAATTGCTGTTTATTGAGCAGGAAACCaaatctctctcttccccttcaGTTTCCCACGCCCACTGTACAGCTGGACATGAACCCTCAGGCAGTGTCCTTTAGATTTAGCCTGTTCTTTCTATCCTACATCAATGCCATTCCTGCAGACCTGTTTCAGGGTCAGATGagccctgctgctgagaaaTACCCTGTTGTGGCTGTGTTTGCACAGTGATTACCCCTGCTTATCCCAGAGCCGTAACCCATTCCACCCACTTCTGTCTTGAATCCATCCACCCACTGTATCGTGCACATGTCGAACAGGCAGGAGTCTGCCTGGTGAGGGGAAGTGCTGCAGCATCTTGGCTTGTCTCAATTTTAAACGGTCTTGAAGTTTCAGCTGAAGGCTCTGATGGGCCCAAGGGaatggggagggagagaggacaGCAGCTTCCTGTGGatttcagcaaagcagagacagaGCCGCTGCTGATCACCACAAATACCGGTGCTGCCATGAATTATGCATTCCTTGTTTAAAGAGAGGTCTCTCTCATCAATAATTGaaagctccctgctctgccttcagcaTCACATCTCCCACACTGGGAGTTAGGGAACTCATGAAATCTGCATGGGCTTCCTCAAGGTGTTTAGGGGCTGATGGAGGGAGGCAGCAAAATGcaggcaaaacaaaccaaaaacgCTGCTGACAGTTTCAGTGCATGAAATTAAGAGTCATCTGCACCTGCCGGCAGCCCTGCTCCAGTTCTGCCCCTCACACCCATCCTCTCTTCCCCCCTCTCCACACCTTTCCCCAGGGGATGCACAGAGTAGGCTTGCAAATGTGGTACAAACTAAGGTTAGAGGGTGTTTCTTAAAGCTTTTGGCTCCATTAGCTGCGACAAGTTTACTTTGGGTGCTTGCCTGGAAAAGTCTTTACACTGGATGGTGGGTTGTTCCCTGGGGACAGTTTGAACTCTGAAATTTGTCCCTCTGGGAAGATAATGATCTTCAGAGTCTGTGTCTCAGACTGCAGACATACTGTCCTGGGGCTGGGGTTAGTCCAGCATTCAGAGTCTTGTAAGCCTGGCTTAGACAAGCTGGCTGCCCTGAACCAGAGGCTGCAAAATCATCTTTCTTGCGGAGCAAACTTTTCAAAAAGGTGTGATTCTTACTCTGAATCGGGTGGGTGGAGGGCAGAACTGGAACCTCAGAACAGAACTGTGAAAGCCTGTGTGACCCTAATCATTTCTAAGTGAGCAAAGTTAGCAAAGAGGACATAAATTGATCAACTTTTCAACAGGGCTATAGGAAAATTGCAGACACCTGAACTCGCATGCCAACCTTATGTCAGTGAGCTGGCCCCTTCCCTAGCTTTCTCTGTCCTTCACTCAACATGTCCTTTCAAACTACTCTGCAACTCACAGAGGAAGTCACATATGAGGCCTCTTACAGTTGTATGTGAACAGTAAGGCTGCTTGGGTTGTTGTCCAGCCTGGGAACCCTTACCTCTCTCCCAAAGACTGAGCTGTCCTGCCTGTAGTGAATTGTACCTTGTGTTGGTAATGAGTCAACAGCAGATGAAGGGGTGGGTCACATGTGGTGCTCTCAGCCTCAGCCAcatcttccttctcttcagcaTCAGTCTGGGGCATCTGGGCTGAGTCTGGGCTCTTTCCCCGCATGTGCTCTCTTCTCCTAAATCCTTTCAGATTTATGCCCCTTGCATCACCACATGATTTTAAATGGAGACGGGATGCTATTGTGACCCAGGAATTGGGAAGCCGGGCAAAGCAGTGTGAAGTGAGAGTAGTACAAGAAACATTTTGTCCCTATCATACTCAGCtttgtgctctgtgtgtgtgtttgtttattttttaatggagaacTGAAGATTGATGGATGAAATTAAGAAGAGGGATGTGTAATTGGAAAACAGCTCAAGAAGGCTACAGGCAGCATATTGAAGGCATCCATCAAACATCCAGCTAACGTTGTTAAGGGCGTGTAACACAAATAAGGGCTGCAGGagacactaggaaaaaaaaaaataaaaggaaagataaaggGGAATAGGCAGGACAGGAGAAAtagaaagagaggagaaaagccaGCAAGAGAGTATGGTCAATAATATTTGTACTGCAATCGCTTCCAAAGGCTCCTCTTGGGATCAGTGCAGGACTGCACAGGCACATTAAGAGACAGTCCCTGCCCTCTACAGCTTAAACCCAGGAATTACGGGGTGATTGCTGAAAATGGGTTTAGATGatcacaaaattttcttctgatcttGAATCTCCTTTAATAGGATCTACTCTGCATGGGTTTAAAGGCAGAAGGAAGGTTGCTGGTTCTGCCAAGAATACACACAGTAATGCCTGCCAGCCAAGCATGCAATTAATCTGAGCCACTTGGGggactttgtttttaattataaaacatAGGTGAAAATATGTGCAGTAAACCTCTGCAAACCCCACTGGGGCCATCAGCAAGCTACCCAAAGACATTGCCATGTGACTGGGTTTGATGCTGTGTTTTCAAAAGGTTGGGCTGATGTTTTAATGGACCACTTTGTGGGAAATATTCCATGTGGGGGGGAGGttaagaaaatgcaaagctcTTTTTTATGAAGAAGGAGAGAAGACAAAGGCAAAAATTAGTAGTAGGCCAGGGGATTCCTCTAGTCCTGaaaacagggaagaagagagactCTTAAGGACTGAGAAAAGGTGAGTGAAAGATGGATGGATGATGAGGATGGCAGTGGGGGAGAGAAGGTAAGGTTTTAAGGAGAAGACGAAGTATTCCACACACATTTTCCAAAAATGGGGTTAAAGTCAGACTCTTCTCTGCGGTGCACAAGTGACGTGGTGCTTTATGCAGGCGTTGACTGCTTCAAAATTACATGCTTTGGAAAAGCAATAGAGAGAAGGTGCATGTAGAAATAAACGAGCATGGAGCACCAGGGGAATTGCACACAGAGACAGCATCTCAGCTTGTTTGCAGTGTTCAGGAAGCATGAACAGGGCTgcctgtgaggaggaggagagggatcTAGAAAGGGAATTCGTTAAAACCTCTTCTAACTCTGATCTACTCTCCTCTGTGCCCTGTTGGCAACACAGCTGCCATcactgcctcctcctctccttccttccagaGTGACCTGAGTTTGCAGCAGTGGTAGGCCCACTGCACAGACACTGTGCTTGTATAATTAAGGGCTATtactaaagggaaaaaaacactgtcTGCCTGACTCTAGTGCAGGGGCATTTGTAATTGCAAGCATCCCAGAGGAAGCAAGGAGCTGTGATGACCTTGAGCTTCTGGGTAGACATAGGTGTCTGCTACCACTACAGGGCAGTGCAGAGCCCTCCTTGAATTTCTTTGATGGCTCTGGCTGTTCTCACAGCCTCGAGTAATGGAAGgctttgctctgtgctgctaCTCTAGTAAGGAAATTTTTTCCTGGAGGGAAAGCAACCCCTGGTGTGGGTAACGCCATCCTGCCCTGTGTCCAGCTTAGATCTGTACCGTACCAAACACCTACACCTTCTGAACTAAACTTTGAAGGAGACTCTTGTACCTGCCCTGGACCCAGCAATAAGAAGGCAATGAACTAGTGCAGAGCCAGCATAATTACTGCAGATGGCTACTCCTGGCATTACGAAAACACTTGTGTGTGTCCCTGGCCACACAGCCTCCTTGGACAAGTTCTTCATCAGTTTTCCATAGCTTGAAAGCAGAGGAATGGCCACTGTGGTGCTTCCTGAGTGAGGGGGTTAGAAGCATTAGAAATTATCACCACAGACAGTTGGTTTGGGGAGCAGTGGAGGTTGGTTCTCTACAGGGATTCCTCAGCATGGTACCGTTGGTGCCTAATAAGGAATGACTTTGTGTTGAAGCAATTTCTTTAATAGGGCTTGTGAGTATCTACTTCCCTgccagaaaacttgctgagacATGCTAGTCTTCTGTCAGATTTGACTGCAATGGGCTGGATAGTTATTGGCAGTAGGGCACTGATGAGTCCTTCGATCAAAtaatacttgtttttttcaggatacCAAGGTAAAATGTCAGGGGAAAATAAAGACAGGTCCTATAAAGGTCCCAGAGGATTAATTTAGAATAACATAACACCCTCCGATATTTTCCAGGAGTACCATGTGGCTACAGTGACTACAAAGCAGAGCCCTTTTGAACCAGTCATCCTGTTTCTTCTCACATGATTTTCTAAGGCTGAAGCAGGGCACTCTTTCCCTTTGGTCAGATAAGAAGCTGCTGCATCCACATCCTGGGAAGGGAGTGTCCTTTGCACTCAATGCACCTGTGTCCCTTTGAGGACCTCGGTTTTAGATGAATAGCTTTCAGTATACCTAGGAGATCCTTGGAAGAGCAGGAATTTAGAGCCAACCAATTTGAACCTGCTTTCCATCACACTGTATCAGTGTGATGCCGTTGCCCTCTTCCCTCAAACTGCCTTTAGGAGAGCATGAGGGCCTGGTCGGGCCATGCCATTCAGCAGCAATCTCGTTCCCAGGGTGTCTGACTGTAGTTTCCTAACAGAAATCTCACTGCAGGAGGCTAATGAAAATTTTATGCTCCCTGTAGCCTCCTAATGAGCATCGCTGTGGTAATGAGGAAGTCCACTGGGAGAAGTATTTGGCATTCAGAAAGGTAATCCCTTTCTGAGGGGGAGGAAACAGATTACAGATGTtagcaggagggagaggggaataAAATCCAGCTATCAAACATCAGGCAGCCTGCTTGGAGTGACAGCAGAAAgtcctctactctgctctggtgagacctcacctggagtgctgtgtccagttctggagtgccccacataagaaggacatggaactccttgagcatgtccagagaagggccatgaagattatcaggaggctggagcacctcccctatgaagacaggctgaggaagttggggttgttcagcctagagaagaggagactctgtggtgaccttatagcactttccagtatctgaagggggcctacaggaaagctggggtagggctttttacacaggtgtgtagtgagaggacaaggggcaatggtttgaagctcaaagaggggagattcaagTTGGACATTTGGAAAAAGTTCTCCTGTGAGGGttgtgagatgctggaacaggttgcccagggaggttgtggctgccccatccctggaggtattcgaggccaggttggatggggctttgagcaacctggtctagtggggggtgtccctgcccatgcaggggggttagaactagatgatctttaaggtcccttccaaccctagccattctatgattctcagaTGGTAAGAGGTAACTTTATTCTGAACCCTTCAGTGTTTCTGTGGGCTGGTTCTGTTCTGCAACAGAAGTGCATCCCTCTTTCTGGAACACTGCTGTTGTTGCTGGTGTGTAGTAACAGTATTTGGAGATCGCAGACCCAGAGAGGGACCAAAGCAGAAGCTGGAAGTTGGAGAAAAGTGTTCCTGACAGTGTGCCAGAGCCGTACGGAAGGCAGCATGTGCACTAGGCCCACCCATTTGATGTTGGACTTCCAGAAGTAATCTCTGGGATCTCATGCTCCTATGAGTTTTTGCACACAGGCTGTTAAGAGTCTTTCAGACAGGTGAGCCAGGACTCATCACACCATGACTTTACACAGGGCTGAGTTATGTCCCTGAACAAGTGGTCTGCAGTAGGCATCCAAATAATTCAGTCTGTATTTTCCAAACTGATCATTTATGTTGGATACTTTGTTGAAGGCATGTCTGCCTTGAGAAGCCAAGGATCTGATTTCCAGATAGACTGACACTCGTTAATCATGTTAACTAGTGAGAGCTGAAGGTGCTCAACAATTGTGAAAAATCAAGCACAGGACCATGTAGCTTGGACCATCCATAAATAAGCCACCCCCTCTTGTTGACTTTACTttaatcctttatttttctttattttcttttagcttcTCTCACCTTATAGAAagatttttgaaagcaaatgttaACTGTTGTTATTCCTCAGATCTCATGAtcattttcattacagaaatgctaaaaaagaaattaaagtacTCTGAAGCctgtgatttaaaataaatgctgcatCAGTGAAAGCTGGGAGTAGAAAGGGATGTGAAATAATTAAACTTTCAGCAGACTTTGCCAGCACTTTGGAATGACTGAGGCAGGGATTTTGTAGAAAACTTAGTAGGTGATAGTATGCATCACTGATTGCCTCAATGCCTCTGCATAAGGAGGATGAATTAAAACTGCAGGAGTGAAAGAGATGCTGGCTATCTTGAGGATGcctgacattttctgttttgtccaCAGGAATACAAGTCTTGCACACAGTCTAAAAAAATTCTACAAAAGCAACAAATTAAATGGTCACCACAAAGCTCAGGAATTAATACCACCCCCGGAGAGGGGGCAAGTAACATTCCTCTCTAGTTTCAGAATCAGCAACACGAATGACCCCAAGTCAAGGACAGTGGGTTCATcatggggcagcaggaggtCCTTTATAGCAACACAAATAGATAAAAGCTTCTGTTCAATAGCAGAGGAATtggccagggcagctgggtAATGGTTTGGACCTGCTATGTTAATGGGGCTCCTTGTAAGCTTATACTTAGACGAATGCCTTGCTGGATCAGGGCCCAACATTTGTCATACCTTCCTCCAAGCAAGCCAAACTCAGTCTATTAGTTTGGCCTCTAGACTTACCGTCCTAGTGTTTGTGGTGACTGATATTTTGGAGGCCTTACTcttttttctgcactgaaaggTAGAGAGATGCCTGTGCATTGGAAGCTCTCTGCAGCATGCTGAGGAGACGTAACCTTCTTACCACGCTCCTGATCGCCTTGCCATGGGCTCTTCTCCTAACCTTGTGGCACCAGTACCCAACCACCCGCTACCTCAGCCTGCTGAGAAGTAAGTGCAAGAGTTCTGCTGCCAGCGTGCTGGTGGTTGTGATGATTGATGGTGCGAACCCTCAGTAGGAGAGGCTCTCTCATGGGGCCATGGGACCAAGCGAAGGCAAACTTGCCTGAAGGTTCCCTCAGGgtttgcaggcagcaggcacacaAACCGTTCTTAAGAGCATGTTAAACATGCACCTTTGACTGGCTTTGGGGAGCCACTGACTCCAGAAAGATGGgtccccagtgctcccaggagAGGAAGCAGTGATTAAttctctaatttatttttcttcttcctttcttgcttttgtcCCAGAAGAGACAGATGAGAACGTGACCTCTAAAGCTCTCCTCAATGGTACATCTGCACTGAGAGAAGAAGGCCTCCCATCAtgcattcagcagcagcaaagcataGGGGCAACACCTAAAGTCATTCAGAATTATGTGTACTCCAGGCCTCCCCCATGGTCAGACACCTTGCCAACCATCTTTGTTATCACCCCTACCTACACCCGGCCAGTGCAAAAAGCTGAGCTGACCCGTCTGGCCAACACCTTCCTACACGTACAGAACCTGCactgggtggtggtggaggacTCGCCCCGGAGGACCAACCTTGTATCCAACCTGCTGGAGAAGGCAGGGCTCAACTTCACCCACCTCAATGTGGAGACGCCCAAGAGTCTGAAGCTGGGTTTGTCCTGGATCCCATCCCACACTCCACGGGGGACACTGCAGAGGAACCTGGGGCTGCACTGGCTGAGGGACAGCTTCAGCAACACTGCACCACCAGAAGGAGTAGTGTATTTTGCCGATGATGATAACACCTACAGCCTGGAGCTCTTTGAAGAGGTAAGAGTCATAAAATTACATGGGTCAGAAAAACAGGATACAGCTGCCAACCCTCCTAAGGCCAGGTGAGCTTGTAAAGACCTCTAAGATAGGGCTACCATGTGGACTTTTAGCATCAAGTGAGAGATGAGGGCTCTGGCATGCTGCCTAGAACCTGCCTTGCCTGCCCTGTACTCAGGGGGAGCTGGATATAGGGCAGAGACAAACCTAGAGTTATGCAAATCCAGTAGCTGTGCTCTAAAGAGCTGCAAGAGCAAGGAGCACATGGTCACGGTGTAGGCTGCAGAGGCAGATAGCCACTCACACAACACTGCACCAGCTAGAGCCCCTGTTGCCAAGGACCAGAGGATATATGCTCCAGAATTTATGCCTCTCCTCAGGGAGAGCTGACCTGATTTAAATAAGCACCGAAGACAAACTTCTGGCAAAGCATAAATCTGCACTGTTGTAGGAATGGGTAGGGGATGTGAGAAAAGTTGATTGACTTTCTAATCCACCTTTTCTCTTTGGCTGCCCTTCTGTGTTCTGAGTTCCAGCCACCATAACAGGGCTGAGCCCCTGGGATCGCAGAAGCTTGCCCAGACTTCTGCTGGAAACCTGGCTTTTGTGAGATGCCAAGTCTATTGTAAACTTGCAAAAAATCAGTAAACTCCCATGTCACCAATTTAAGCCAAACTGTACTACACCACTTGAAAGACAGAGTTATGCATCAGAACACATTTTCaactttcagaattttttttatctctgttaAGCTCATCCTTTCTTATTTCTTCCAGGTCCTTTCTGACAATTCCAGTAAAACCACACTCTTTTAGGCAGTAGCCATAGATGGAAGAACAAGGGTGGGGGGAATTTGCAGTAAATGAGGACAAAGATGCATCAGTCAGGGAGGGAGATTACCTGCATGAGGGCAAAGCTGGAGTGAGTGGAGTTGATAATACGGAGCTATGGGCCTGGTAGAAGTTGTGTTTGgcatttacaaaaataataaatttttacaaaaaaaatataaacgTTCAGATGAGATCAGAAAACCAAAGGTTTTCCTTCTGAGGGACTGAACGTGGGCACAGAAAAGCAATGAGTTTGATGTTCAGAGAAGAAGGTGCTAAAACAGCCTTGCAGCTTTGCCAGCTGTAGCTCTCCAAGATACAAGCACAGGTGAACAAGACCTTGTGCAGCCCAGAGCTACCTGATTGTGTGGGAAGTCAACGGGGGAGGACAGGTGCCAGTGAAAGCAGAGGATGGCATGCTGGTGGGGTGGGACAGACATCTTGGGGTTGAATTCTCACAGCACTGTTTATTTCTGGCACACAGATGCGCTACACGAGGAGGGTGTCAGTCTGGCCGGTGGCTTTCGTTGGGGGGCTGCGCTATGAGTCCCCAAAAGTGAGCCCAGCAGGGAAGGTGGTGGGCTGGAAAACGGTCTTTGACCCTAACCGGCCCTTTGCTATTGACATGGCTGGATTTGCCATCAGCATCAAGCTGATTTTGGAGAAGCCTCAGGCCAGTTTCAAGCTGGAGGGAGTTAAAGGAGGTTACCAGGAAACCAGTCTGCTGAAGGATCTAGTGACtatggaggggctggagcccaAAGCAGCCAACTGCACAAAGGTGAGTAGGACAAGAGACCTTGAAGATGCATTCTCCTTGCTGGGCGCTGGCTGCTTTTGCAGCCCCCTGCCATGCTTCCACACCTTCCAGTGTGCCCGCCTGTGCTGGCACATGTCGGTGCCGAATGGTGctgggacagacagacaaagcCTGCCAAATGCTTCACAGATGCAAAGCTCAGAGAACACTGAGGAACACTCAGTGCTGTGCACTCTGTGTTAATAAAGAGCTTCAGACGTACAATTTGTGCCCAGATTGCTTCTCCAAAACCCAGGAGGATTGGCAGAGGGTTGAGTCTGGGGTTTTGTTCCAGAATGATCCCTCCTCCCTGTCACTGTTCCATGTGCTTGTGATGTCTCTCCTGGATTCAACCCCTTCAAATCAGATGCTTCAAACAGCTGGAAGCCCCGGGTTGCTGAGGACAGACGAGCTGCTCTTGGAGATTCCATGGCATCTAGAGCCCCTGAATTCTTTGTGATTCCTTCTAGGTGTTGGTCTGGCACACAAGAACTGAGAGGCCCACCCTGGTTAATGAAGGCAAACGTGGATTTACAGACCCCAGAGTAGAGGTGTAAGCAGAGAGCCAGCTCCAGGATGTGAGTACCCTTGTACAAAGAATCTCTACCTGTTTCCTTATTTATGCTATTATTTCCCCAAAGAATGCATATATGATTGTCCCAGTAACTCCCTTACCATGCCACCCTTTGCCCAAGAAGTAAATCCTCATCTTTACCCACTTATAGTCTGCATTTCATACTCATTTGAGCCTCCTTGCAGTCCGCATGGAATCTTTGCCTGTataaacagagagaaaagtggCAGAAGAATCCCGTGGTTTCATTCAGTAATAATGGTGAGCCAAATAGACACTTAGATGACCTCAAAACAGGAACCAGCAAAGAGAACCTACACAGACTCTCAGAGTTTGGGAGGCTTGGTACCAGCATTACCAGAGCTAGAAGTatagctgctgctgaggagaaatAGTGGTCCATGGAGTTAGATTCAGCCACAGAGTGGGGAGATCATGACAATCACCACAAGTGAGGGCAAGAACATATCAGAGATCAGAGAGACATTCTTAGAAGTAAAGATTGATGAAGAACAGGTTTCAGAAGAGCAATGACCTTCTCTTGCAGCTGCCATGCCCTCTAATCCCATTGTCTGCCCTTGGTGGATTCCTAGCCCAAAAGTCCCAAAATAAGAAATGTATACAGTTTGGGAATAGCCAGCTCTTTCTGGAATGACTCATACCTGTGGCAGGATGATTTACTGAATGATTTACTCCTACTTTGTAAGAT carries:
- the LOC127380077 gene encoding galactosylgalactosylxylosylprotein 3-beta-glucuronosyltransferase 1-like isoform X2, whose translation is MLRRRNLLTTLLIALPWALLLTLWHQYPTTRYLSLLRKTDENVTSKALLNGTSALREEGLPSCIQQQQSIGATPKVIQNYVYSRPPPWSDTLPTIFVITPTYTRPVQKAELTRLANTFLHVQNLHWVVVEDSPRRTNLVSNLLEKAGLNFTHLNVETPKSLKLGLSWIPSHTPRGTLQRNLGLHWLRDSFSNTAPPEGVVYFADDDNTYSLELFEEMRYTRRVSVWPVAFVGGLRYESPKVSPAGKVVGWKTVFDPNRPFAIDMAGFAISIKLILEKPQASFKLEGVKGGYQETSLLKDLVTMEGLEPKAANCTKVLVWHTRTERPTLVNEGKRGFTDPRVEV
- the LOC127380077 gene encoding galactosylgalactosylxylosylprotein 3-beta-glucuronosyltransferase 1-like isoform X1, giving the protein MLRRRNLLTTLLIALPWALLLTLWHQYPTTRYLSLLRKETDENVTSKALLNGTSALREEGLPSCIQQQQSIGATPKVIQNYVYSRPPPWSDTLPTIFVITPTYTRPVQKAELTRLANTFLHVQNLHWVVVEDSPRRTNLVSNLLEKAGLNFTHLNVETPKSLKLGLSWIPSHTPRGTLQRNLGLHWLRDSFSNTAPPEGVVYFADDDNTYSLELFEEMRYTRRVSVWPVAFVGGLRYESPKVSPAGKVVGWKTVFDPNRPFAIDMAGFAISIKLILEKPQASFKLEGVKGGYQETSLLKDLVTMEGLEPKAANCTKVLVWHTRTERPTLVNEGKRGFTDPRVEV